The sequence CAAAAATGAACAAGAAGCAGTAGCTTTGAGTTATGACGGCCAGAAAGCTCCTGTGATCACCGCCACAGGTAAGGGAGCTGTCGCCGATGAGATAATTGCACTAGCCAAAGAAGCTGGCGTACATATCCATAAAGATGCGCATTTGAGCGATTTTTTACAGCGCTTGGAACTCGGCGAAGAGATCCCTAAAGAACTATATCTTCTAATCGCCGAACTGATCGCATTTGCATATACATTGGATGGTAAATTTCCCGAGCAATGGAACAACATGCATCAGAAGATTGTGGAAGAGGTTTAAAAAAGTTCCTAGGTTCTAGATCCTAGGAACCAAGAACTTATTATTACCCTTTTCCATGTAATCGAATGATAAGCTCAGCTTCTGCTTTGGGCAGCTCACATTCTTGAATCAATTCATCGATGCTGGC is a genomic window of Shewanella psychrophila containing:
- a CDS encoding EscU/YscU/HrcU family type III secretion system export apparatus switch protein; translated protein: MNDDNEKQLENSAAQAKNEQEAVALSYDGQKAPVITATGKGAVADEIIALAKEAGVHIHKDAHLSDFLQRLELGEEIPKELYLLIAELIAFAYTLDGKFPEQWNNMHQKIVEEV